In Pseudomonadota bacterium, a single genomic region encodes these proteins:
- a CDS encoding GIY-YIG nuclease family protein: MLSKTQVKTVTATGISMTKYVMEVYPIGTQFNNVSGVYCFINNNNTPIYIGETDNLNRRLNLEIQNHQQWQCIKKNGSTHVAVMLVNGYKQQRLDIETDIRQNYNTACNMQ, encoded by the coding sequence ATGCTATCTAAAACACAAGTAAAAACTGTAACCGCAACTGGCATTAGTATGACAAAATACGTAATGGAAGTTTATCCAATTGGCACTCAGTTCAACAACGTAAGCGGAGTTTATTGTTTTATTAATAACAATAACACACCAATTTATATTGGTGAAACTGACAACTTAAACCGTCGTCTAAACCTTGAAATCCAAAACCACCAACAATGGCAATGCATTAAAAAAAATGGATCGACTCATGTAGCTGTAATGTTAGTAAACGGTTATAAACAACAAAGACTTGATATAGAAACAGATATTCGACAAAACTATAATACTGCATGCAACATGCAATAA
- a CDS encoding nucleoside deaminase — translation MKNKFMQRSIELSIEMMRHNAGWPFGAVIVKDGQIIAEGWNQVTSSNDPTAHAEVTAIRNACEKLRDFSLKGCEIYTSCEPCPMCLSAIYWARIDKIYFANTKDDAKNIGFDDSHIYEQIPLPTNKRAIPAFQIMRDDAQKAFTEWAKKLDRVEY, via the coding sequence ATGAAAAATAAATTCATGCAGCGTTCTATTGAACTTTCTATTGAAATGATGCGTCATAATGCAGGATGGCCATTTGGTGCTGTAATTGTTAAAGACGGACAGATAATTGCCGAAGGTTGGAATCAGGTCACGTCCTCTAACGACCCGACGGCTCATGCTGAAGTTACCGCAATACGTAATGCTTGTGAAAAACTGAGGGATTTCAGTCTAAAGGGGTGCGAGATATACACTTCATGCGAGCCTTGCCCCATGTGTTTATCGGCAATTTATTGGGCAAGAATTGACAAAATATATTTTGCCAACACAAAAGATGACGCAAAAAATATAGGCTTTGACGATAGTCATATTTATGAGCAAATACCCCTACCCACTAATAAGCGAGCCATACCCGCATTTCAAATTATGCGTGACGATGCCCAAAAAGCTTTTACCGAGTGGGCTAAGAAGTTGGATAGGGTTGAGTATTAG
- a CDS encoding DUF5706 domain-containing protein, whose amino-acid sequence METKDLTTSEPNEDFPNQKRWEGLARGQILSSTVNKLNNAIRLIDQKAQVMLVINSITIPIGLSWIQKEQFLLGAIGVIFTAMWTMFFSIVAIYPRSRNMKKIKDHKPNRSNLLHWGDIWAMSEDEYLEKIRPVVNDVSLLTEACLKDIYDISRNVLRHKFFWIRFTYYSFFLGNATAILLASYEFYNQ is encoded by the coding sequence ATGGAAACGAAAGATTTAACCACAAGCGAGCCAAATGAAGACTTCCCCAACCAAAAGCGGTGGGAGGGGCTTGCCCGCGGGCAGATTTTAAGCTCGACTGTTAACAAGCTAAATAATGCCATAAGGCTGATTGACCAGAAGGCACAGGTTATGCTTGTTATTAATTCTATTACAATTCCGATAGGTCTTTCATGGATACAAAAGGAACAATTTCTCCTTGGAGCTATAGGGGTTATTTTTACGGCTATGTGGACGATGTTTTTTTCGATTGTTGCCATATATCCCCGTTCACGCAACATGAAAAAAATAAAAGACCATAAACCTAATCGCTCAAATTTACTGCACTGGGGTGATATCTGGGCAATGTCGGAAGACGAGTATCTTGAGAAAATAAGACCCGTAGTAAATGACGTTAGCCTTCTAACCGAGGCTTGCTTAAAGGATATTTATGACATCAGCAGAAACGTGCTTAGGCATAAGTTCTTCTGGATACGTTTTACCTACTATTCTTTCTTCTTAGGAAACGCCACCGCAATCCTTCTTGCATCTTACGAGTTTTATAATCAGTAA
- a CDS encoding methyl-accepting chemotaxis protein, with protein sequence MISKLYNGLSFRLQCVAMFLSLVGVGFGLKSYLHIKEVLGEEQSQTFWNDFILQIGMAILANAIVTLIIYKIATQPIKKLGTVMRELTEGKLDVEVPYVKSGTEIGGMARKVEVFKQNAIDKQNLEEEQKIKDAKAEEEKRRTMYELANSFEQKVQTIIGQVSNSAQNVCKTAESLVNLMTNMKNNTDRAEDESGKSMSKIESVAAAAEQMSVSIKDISKQVGNSNEVVNQAVAKTVETDHSTNVLVDVSSEIGEVTKVIHDIAEQINLLALNATIESARAGEAGRGFSVVANEVKNLAEQTSKATDEIGKKIRNTQDVSGGVASSLSKIKELILNVNNFTTTIASSIEQQSATTSEIATSMSVAADSSRMILENLRNVSSNAVEATQGAANVLDAANNLARQGEDLQLQVQEFITGLKN encoded by the coding sequence ATGATAAGTAAATTATATAATGGGTTGTCTTTCAGGCTACAGTGTGTGGCAATGTTTCTTTCATTAGTGGGGGTTGGTTTCGGCTTAAAAAGCTACCTGCATATCAAGGAAGTATTAGGTGAAGAACAAAGCCAGACATTCTGGAATGACTTTATACTACAAATCGGTATGGCCATTCTGGCGAACGCCATAGTAACCTTAATTATCTATAAAATAGCTACCCAGCCTATAAAAAAACTGGGAACGGTAATGCGTGAGCTGACTGAAGGCAAGCTCGATGTTGAAGTGCCTTACGTAAAGTCAGGAACTGAAATAGGCGGTATGGCAAGAAAGGTAGAAGTGTTTAAACAAAATGCTATAGATAAACAAAATCTTGAAGAAGAACAAAAAATCAAAGATGCAAAAGCAGAAGAAGAAAAACGCAGGACAATGTATGAACTTGCTAATTCATTTGAACAAAAAGTCCAAACAATAATAGGTCAGGTATCTAACTCAGCACAAAACGTATGCAAAACCGCCGAGTCGCTTGTCAACTTGATGACAAATATGAAGAACAATACCGACCGCGCTGAAGATGAGTCGGGTAAGTCAATGAGTAAAATTGAAAGTGTGGCAGCCGCTGCGGAACAAATGTCAGTATCAATAAAAGATATCTCAAAACAAGTAGGAAATTCTAATGAGGTAGTTAATCAGGCTGTAGCAAAAACGGTGGAAACCGATCATTCAACTAATGTGCTGGTAGATGTTTCTTCCGAAATAGGTGAAGTTACTAAAGTTATCCATGATATCGCAGAACAAATAAACCTTCTGGCACTAAACGCAACTATCGAGTCCGCAAGAGCCGGTGAAGCAGGAAGAGGATTTTCCGTTGTAGCAAATGAAGTAAAAAACCTCGCCGAACAAACAAGTAAAGCAACAGATGAAATAGGTAAAAAAATTAGAAATACTCAAGACGTATCAGGTGGCGTTGCATCATCGTTATCAAAAATAAAAGAACTAATTTTAAATGTTAATAATTTTACAACCACTATTGCAAGTTCCATAGAGCAACAAAGTGCAACTACTTCTGAAATTGCGACAAGTATGTCGGTTGCCGCAGATAGTTCAAGGATGATACTTGAAAATTTACGTAATGTTTCATCAAATGCAGTTGAAGCAACACAAGGAGCTGCAAACGTTCTTGATGCTGCAAATAATCTCGCACGACAGGGAGAGGACCTGCAACTACAGGTGCAGGAATTCATTACCGGTCTGAAAAACTAA
- a CDS encoding SemiSWEET transporter, with product MEDLIGIIAATCTTGSFVPQVIKIFKTKNTRDLSLSMYVLFTVGVSMWLIYGFMIDSLPVILANSVTLCLTSLVLFMKLREK from the coding sequence TTGGAAGACTTAATAGGCATTATCGCCGCCACTTGCACTACGGGCAGTTTCGTCCCTCAGGTTATAAAGATATTCAAAACCAAAAACACGCGGGATCTTTCTTTAAGTATGTATGTACTATTTACAGTCGGCGTATCCATGTGGCTGATATACGGCTTTATGATTGACAGCTTACCTGTTATTCTGGCAAATTCCGTAACTCTTTGCCTCACCTCTTTAGTGCTTTTTATGAAATTGCGGGAAAAGTAA
- a CDS encoding acetyl-CoA C-acetyltransferase, with product MEKEVVIVEALRTPIGNFSGGLATVPASKLGEEVIRKIIEKSAINAADVSEVIMGQILTAACGQNPARQAAINAGLPQEVPAWTINQVCGSGLRTVALAAQAIRAGDAQIVIAGGQENMSLSPHASYLRSGIKMGDATFTDTMIKDGLWDIFNDYHMGQTAENIAEQMNIGREEQDKFAANSQNKAERAIAGGKFGDEIIPITVPNRKGDIIVDKDEFPRSGVTAESLGGLRPAFKKDGTVTAGNASGINDGAAAVLVMSKEEAQKRGLKVLATINSFASVGVDPKIMGTGPIPASKAALKKAGWSVDELDLIEANEAFAAQAICVNKQMGWDESKVNVNGGAIALGHPIGASGTRILVTLLHEMKRADAKKGLATLCVGGGMGVAMCLQRD from the coding sequence ATGGAAAAAGAAGTTGTAATAGTTGAGGCTCTAAGAACGCCGATAGGTAATTTCAGCGGTGGGCTGGCGACCGTTCCTGCCAGTAAATTAGGCGAAGAAGTAATAAGGAAGATAATTGAAAAGTCAGCTATAAATGCCGCCGATGTTTCGGAAGTGATAATGGGGCAGATATTAACGGCGGCATGCGGACAAAACCCCGCCCGTCAGGCGGCTATAAATGCCGGTTTGCCGCAAGAAGTTCCTGCATGGACTATAAATCAGGTATGTGGCTCAGGCTTGCGTACGGTTGCTTTAGCCGCTCAGGCAATCAGAGCCGGTGATGCCCAAATAGTTATAGCAGGCGGTCAGGAAAATATGAGCCTTTCTCCACATGCAAGTTATTTACGCAGCGGCATAAAAATGGGTGATGCTACTTTTACCGATACCATGATAAAAGACGGCTTATGGGACATATTCAATGATTACCATATGGGGCAAACCGCCGAAAATATCGCTGAACAAATGAATATAGGTCGAGAAGAACAGGATAAATTTGCCGCTAATTCTCAAAACAAAGCCGAGCGGGCGATAGCTGGCGGTAAGTTCGGTGATGAGATAATCCCTATTACTGTACCTAATCGTAAGGGGGATATTATAGTTGATAAAGATGAATTCCCAAGAAGCGGAGTTACTGCCGAATCATTGGGCGGATTAAGACCGGCTTTTAAAAAAGACGGAACCGTTACGGCGGGGAACGCCTCAGGGATAAATGACGGTGCGGCAGCCGTTTTAGTTATGAGCAAAGAAGAGGCACAAAAACGTGGACTTAAAGTTCTGGCTACTATAAACTCATTTGCATCGGTGGGAGTTGACCCTAAAATAATGGGAACAGGTCCTATACCGGCTTCAAAAGCTGCTCTAAAAAAAGCCGGCTGGTCTGTTGATGAGCTTGACCTTATTGAGGCGAATGAGGCCTTTGCGGCTCAGGCTATTTGTGTGAATAAACAAATGGGGTGGGACGAAAGTAAGGTAAACGTTAATGGCGGTGCCATTGCCCTTGGTCACCCTATAGGTGCATCAGGTACTAGAATTCTTGTAACTTTGTTGCATGAGATGAAAAGAGCCGATGCAAAAAAAGGTTTGGCTACATTATGTGTTGGTGGCGGTATGGGTGTTGCTATGTGCTTACAACGAGATTAA
- a CDS encoding 3-oxoacyl-ACP reductase produces the protein MSKLAVVTGGTRGIGAAISKRLKKKGYMVAATYAHNDNIAKEFEAENDIKVYKFDVANLEECEKAIARIANDFETSPAILVNNAGITSDSTLHKMTSEQWSKVISTNLDSCFNMCKCVIPQMREKGYGRIVNISSINALAGQFGQTNYSAAKAGIIGFSKALARESAAKGITVNVVAPGYIKTDMTDAVPVNVMDTIISQIPVRRLGKVNEIARAVEFLVDDDAGFITGETLSVNGGQHME, from the coding sequence ATGTCAAAATTAGCCGTAGTTACAGGTGGAACAAGAGGTATCGGTGCTGCTATATCAAAGCGTTTAAAGAAAAAAGGCTATATGGTTGCAGCTACCTATGCACATAATGACAATATCGCTAAAGAATTTGAGGCTGAAAATGATATAAAAGTCTATAAATTCGACGTAGCTAATCTTGAAGAATGTGAAAAAGCTATAGCACGGATAGCTAACGATTTCGAAACAAGCCCTGCCATACTTGTAAATAATGCAGGTATTACAAGCGATAGCACTTTACATAAAATGACTTCCGAGCAATGGAGCAAGGTTATATCTACAAACCTTGATTCATGTTTTAATATGTGTAAATGCGTTATACCTCAAATGAGGGAAAAAGGTTATGGGCGTATCGTTAACATAAGCTCTATTAACGCACTTGCGGGGCAGTTCGGTCAGACGAACTATTCTGCGGCAAAAGCGGGCATTATCGGATTTTCAAAAGCCCTTGCCCGTGAAAGTGCGGCAAAAGGTATCACCGTAAATGTAGTTGCACCCGGATATATCAAAACAGATATGACCGATGCCGTACCTGTAAATGTTATGGATACCATAATATCTCAAATTCCCGTAAGGCGTTTGGGGAAGGTAAATGAAATTGCCCGTGCAGTTGAGTTCCTTGTCGATGATGATGCCGGCTTTATCACAGGTGAAACGCTGTCTGTAAATGGCGGTCAGCACATGGAATAA
- the aspS gene encoding aspartate--tRNA ligase has protein sequence MHAYRTHTCGELNKGNINSTVKLSGWVHRKRDHGNLLFIDIRDHYGITQLVVTNEDSFLDAATHVRYESVITVTGKVVAREAETVNTNIPTGEIEICVETFYVESEADMLPIQVNTDKEFPEDTRLKYRFLDLRKEKIHNNIMLRSKVIKSIRDRMIALGFNEFQTPILTASSPEGARDYLVPSRVHPGKFYALPQAPQQFKQLLMASGFDRYFQIAPCFRDEDARADRSPGEFYQLDMEMSFATQDDVFGVIEPVMHGIFSEFSDKKVTDTPFPRIPYAQSMLKYGNDKPDLRNPIEIADVTEVFDGSGFSIFNKIIGTGGVIRAIPAPSTSEQPRSFFDKRIAFAQENGAAGLAYIIIDADGNGKGPIAKFLDEERMAKLKEKANLKAGDSVFFSSGAKDEAARIAGLVRTNLGQELGLINDDEFKFCWIVDFPYFEWDEENNKIEFSHNPFSMPQGGIEAIENAKTNEELLAINAWQYDIVCNGIELSSGAIRNHKPELMYKAFEICGYSNNVVDEKFGGMIRAFKFGCPPHGGIAPGIDRIVMLLANEPNIREVIAFPMNQKAEDLLMNAPAPADVKHLRELNIQLSPKAREALEKKNEEEQAA, from the coding sequence ATGCACGCATACAGAACTCACACATGTGGTGAACTTAACAAAGGAAATATTAACAGCACTGTAAAATTATCGGGCTGGGTACACAGGAAACGCGATCACGGCAATTTATTATTTATAGATATCCGTGACCATTACGGTATCACACAGCTTGTTGTGACCAATGAGGATTCGTTCCTTGATGCGGCAACCCATGTTCGTTATGAAAGCGTTATTACGGTAACCGGTAAAGTTGTTGCCCGTGAAGCTGAAACCGTAAACACCAATATCCCCACCGGTGAAATCGAGATATGCGTTGAGACTTTTTATGTTGAGTCGGAAGCCGACATGCTTCCTATTCAGGTTAATACCGACAAAGAGTTTCCCGAAGATACACGCCTTAAATACCGCTTCCTTGATTTGCGTAAAGAAAAGATACACAATAATATCATGTTACGTTCAAAAGTTATCAAAAGCATACGTGACCGCATGATAGCACTTGGTTTTAATGAGTTTCAGACCCCTATACTTACCGCAAGCTCGCCTGAGGGTGCAAGGGATTATCTGGTTCCCTCTCGTGTTCACCCCGGAAAATTCTACGCCCTGCCGCAAGCACCGCAGCAATTCAAACAATTATTGATGGCTTCGGGCTTTGACAGATATTTTCAGATAGCTCCATGTTTCCGTGATGAAGATGCCCGTGCCGACCGCTCCCCCGGTGAGTTCTACCAGCTTGATATGGAAATGTCATTTGCCACACAAGATGATGTGTTCGGTGTTATTGAGCCTGTAATGCACGGTATATTTAGTGAATTTTCCGATAAGAAAGTTACCGATACCCCGTTCCCTCGCATTCCTTATGCACAGTCGATGCTTAAATACGGTAATGATAAGCCCGACCTGCGTAACCCTATTGAAATTGCAGATGTTACGGAAGTATTCGACGGTTCGGGATTTTCGATATTTAATAAGATAATAGGCACAGGCGGCGTAATCAGAGCTATACCCGCTCCTTCCACTTCCGAGCAGCCTCGCTCTTTCTTTGATAAAAGAATAGCTTTCGCACAGGAAAACGGTGCGGCAGGTCTTGCTTATATAATAATTGACGCAGACGGCAACGGCAAAGGTCCTATAGCTAAGTTCTTAGATGAAGAGCGTATGGCAAAATTAAAAGAAAAAGCCAACTTAAAAGCCGGTGATTCGGTATTCTTTTCAAGCGGCGCAAAAGATGAAGCGGCACGTATAGCAGGCTTGGTCAGGACTAATTTGGGTCAGGAATTGGGGCTGATAAATGATGACGAATTCAAATTCTGCTGGATAGTAGATTTCCCTTATTTTGAGTGGGACGAGGAAAACAACAAGATTGAGTTCAGCCATAACCCGTTCTCTATGCCGCAAGGTGGTATTGAGGCTATTGAAAACGCTAAAACCAATGAAGAACTACTTGCAATAAACGCATGGCAATATGACATTGTATGTAACGGTATAGAACTTTCATCGGGTGCTATACGTAATCACAAACCCGAATTAATGTACAAGGCGTTTGAGATTTGCGGTTACAGCAATAATGTAGTTGATGAAAAATTCGGCGGTATGATTCGTGCTTTCAAGTTCGGTTGCCCTCCGCATGGCGGTATAGCTCCGGGTATCGACCGTATAGTTATGTTACTTGCTAACGAGCCTAATATCCGTGAGGTAATCGCCTTCCCTATGAACCAGAAGGCTGAGGATTTACTAATGAACGCCCCTGCCCCCGCAGATGTAAAACACTTAAGGGAGTTGAATATCCAGCTTTCACCAAAGGCAAGGGAAGCTCTGGAAAAGAAAAACGAAGAAGAGCAGGCAGCTTAA